In a genomic window of Nodosilinea sp. E11:
- a CDS encoding ParM/StbA family protein, protein MTQIIQTYIDMGSSATKCLYWQGQPYLLHLDPQVARLNPARLDRLMLGGLTSQEPEDSAYVIVGNSAYAIGALAIAQKGDSGLALPKRDRAVYKILATLGVIAEKTLVAQDSDSSGCEFTAQLGLLLPLEEYWQDRKELKAQILGAISDFSFRGRSLFGQLERIEMQPEGAGLYLAKGLQLARAGIGIRDSTVVVLMFGHRNLSILTFEKGSTPQETNSTSQGPGFVEYLKQCATELPGVAPDDPALLEAVLQGHPTFHVPGRKEALDLAKACSYAREFYLDRVNQFLVEWLPSAEVEVIVGGGAAYFIRPELEQFFEQRGLTQQITWAEALRQEMTDVLRGQEGTAEPDLITSVRWADVYGLFKTFMYSAKPTQAR, encoded by the coding sequence ATGACCCAAATCATCCAGACCTACATCGACATGGGCAGTTCTGCCACCAAGTGCCTCTACTGGCAGGGCCAGCCATACCTACTGCACCTCGACCCTCAAGTAGCTCGTTTGAACCCGGCTCGGCTTGATCGGCTGATGCTGGGCGGGCTGACCAGCCAGGAACCGGAGGACAGTGCCTATGTGATAGTGGGCAACAGTGCCTATGCCATTGGGGCGTTAGCGATCGCCCAAAAAGGTGACTCGGGTCTGGCTCTGCCCAAGCGCGATCGCGCCGTCTACAAAATTCTGGCCACCCTTGGCGTCATCGCTGAGAAGACTCTGGTGGCTCAGGATTCCGACAGCTCGGGTTGTGAGTTCACCGCTCAACTGGGGCTGTTGCTGCCGCTGGAAGAATATTGGCAAGACCGTAAGGAGTTGAAAGCCCAGATTTTGGGAGCGATTTCAGACTTCAGCTTTCGGGGCCGGTCTTTGTTTGGACAGCTAGAGCGCATCGAGATGCAGCCAGAGGGGGCCGGGCTTTACCTAGCCAAGGGGTTGCAGCTGGCTAGAGCTGGGATAGGGATTCGCGACTCCACCGTCGTCGTCCTCATGTTTGGCCACCGCAATCTCTCGATCCTCACCTTCGAGAAGGGCAGCACGCCCCAGGAAACTAACAGCACCTCCCAGGGGCCAGGGTTCGTGGAATACCTGAAGCAGTGTGCCACCGAGCTGCCGGGGGTCGCGCCGGATGACCCAGCTCTACTGGAAGCGGTTTTGCAGGGGCATCCTACCTTCCACGTCCCAGGCCGCAAGGAAGCCCTCGATCTGGCTAAGGCTTGTAGCTATGCTCGGGAGTTTTATCTGGATCGGGTGAACCAGTTTTTGGTGGAGTGGCTGCCCTCGGCTGAAGTAGAGGTAATTGTCGGCGGGGGTGCTGCCTACTTTATTCGGCCAGAGCTGGAACAGTTTTTCGAGCAGCGTGGGCTTACCCAGCAGATCACCTGGGCCGAGGCCCTGAGACAGGAAATGACCGATGTGCTGCGAGGCCAGGAAGGCACAGCTGAACCCGACTTAATCACCAGCGTGCGCTGGGCCGATGTCTATGGGCTGTTCAAGACGTTTATGTACAGCGCCAAACCAACCCAGGCTCGCTAG
- a CDS encoding DEAD/DEAH box helicase, whose translation MSILAPGARVVVRDAEWLVRSTKRASSGAQVFEAVGISDFIKGKRSQFIYELEKDHLTVLDPKDTGLVADDSAGYQRSLLFIEAHLRQTAPTEPDLYVGHQAAMDVLPFQLDPTLKALRMPRQRLLIADAVGLGKTLEAGILVSELMRRGRARRILVITTKSMLTQFQKEFWTRFTIPLVRLDSIGIQRIRTRIPTNHNPFHYYDKAIVSVDTLKQDREYRTYIEQAHWDVIVIDECHNVARRGRGQSASLRSQLAARLSTRSDTLIMLSATPHDGRPESFASLMNMLDPTAIANEASYTKDDIRDLYVRRFKKDVAAQLLKHFPERQVQAVEAPASPTEERAFDQLNALTLAKTDEKCQAGNLFKTTLLKAMLSSPMACLQTIQTRIRNLEKKQDLVFEGDLAELRELETAVATIATEDFAKYQTLLRLIIQADGGGFGWKGKDTRDRIVIFTERLETMRFLARQLGEDLKLKPEAIATLDGGMNDVDQMAVIEQFGNEKSPLRLLVATDVASEGINLHYLSHRLIHFDIPWSLMALQQRNGRIDRYGQEQQPQIRYLLSRSRHPRMDEVERIIRVLLVKDEQAVQNIGDPSAFMGVFDVDEEVRITATAIEQGETAESFDQRLTPQAQADDFDPFALFDQEPEVSQEADAQASLRQWPSLFASDFDYASAALDAISQGDELQINRVPAKGLIELTMPQELRQRYSRLPREIVPAPDQPLILCSDPKAIAAALEEARRSEDSWPAMQYLWGLHPVVEWLSDRAMTTFGRHQAPVLTLTQGIGTQEAVFVMAGVIPNRRGQPVINRWLSVVFHQGQFQRVEDFDQTLARAKLGKQPIPNQGQSVDEALLELRGVAVDQATKALLEERQAFMQRLEPELEQQRQRLEALRGRHYEQLELRFGDDARPQAFVQARKDREKSRIERIFDDQRRWVEETMTTEPAPYIKIIAVLRGDEAGLP comes from the coding sequence ATGTCCATTCTTGCCCCTGGTGCCCGTGTTGTTGTGCGTGATGCGGAATGGTTGGTGCGCTCTACCAAGCGGGCATCGAGTGGAGCCCAGGTCTTTGAGGCAGTAGGCATTAGCGACTTTATCAAGGGCAAGCGATCGCAGTTTATCTACGAGCTAGAGAAAGACCACCTGACGGTGCTTGACCCCAAGGATACGGGCCTGGTGGCGGATGACTCGGCAGGGTATCAGCGATCGCTCCTGTTTATCGAAGCGCACCTGCGGCAGACGGCCCCGACAGAGCCTGACCTGTATGTGGGCCACCAGGCGGCGATGGATGTGCTGCCCTTTCAGCTTGATCCGACCTTGAAGGCGCTGCGGATGCCCCGGCAGCGGTTGCTGATTGCCGATGCGGTGGGCCTGGGCAAGACCCTAGAAGCGGGTATTTTGGTGTCGGAGCTGATGCGGCGGGGACGGGCGCGGCGAATTTTGGTGATCACCACCAAGAGTATGCTGACCCAGTTCCAAAAGGAGTTTTGGACTCGGTTTACGATTCCCCTGGTGCGGCTGGATTCCATCGGCATTCAGCGAATTCGTACCCGGATTCCTACCAACCACAACCCCTTCCACTACTACGACAAAGCGATTGTTTCGGTAGATACTCTCAAGCAAGACCGGGAATACCGCACCTATATCGAACAGGCCCACTGGGATGTGATTGTGATTGACGAATGCCACAATGTGGCGCGTCGGGGTCGGGGGCAGAGTGCCTCCCTGCGATCGCAGCTAGCCGCCCGCCTCTCTACTCGATCCGACACGCTGATTATGCTTTCGGCTACCCCCCACGATGGCCGCCCCGAGAGCTTTGCCAGCTTGATGAATATGCTCGACCCAACGGCGATCGCCAATGAGGCCAGCTACACCAAAGACGACATTCGCGACCTCTACGTGCGGCGGTTCAAGAAGGATGTGGCGGCGCAGCTGTTGAAACATTTTCCAGAACGACAGGTGCAGGCAGTGGAAGCCCCGGCCTCCCCGACAGAGGAGCGGGCCTTTGACCAGCTGAATGCCTTGACCCTGGCCAAGACCGACGAAAAGTGCCAGGCTGGAAACTTGTTTAAGACCACCCTGCTCAAGGCCATGCTGTCGAGCCCGATGGCTTGCTTGCAGACAATTCAAACCCGCATTCGCAATCTTGAGAAGAAGCAAGACCTGGTCTTTGAGGGAGACCTAGCGGAGCTGCGAGAGCTAGAGACGGCGGTAGCCACCATTGCCACCGAGGACTTTGCTAAATATCAGACCCTGCTTAGGCTGATCATCCAGGCAGACGGCGGCGGCTTTGGCTGGAAGGGTAAGGACACCCGCGATCGCATCGTCATCTTTACCGAGCGGTTAGAAACCATGCGGTTTCTGGCCCGGCAGCTGGGGGAAGACCTGAAGCTCAAACCAGAGGCCATTGCCACTCTAGATGGCGGCATGAACGATGTGGATCAGATGGCGGTGATTGAGCAGTTTGGCAACGAGAAGTCGCCCCTGCGGCTGCTGGTGGCGACGGATGTAGCTTCGGAGGGCATCAACCTGCACTATCTCTCCCACCGGCTGATTCACTTCGATATCCCTTGGTCGCTGATGGCCCTCCAGCAGCGCAATGGCCGCATTGATCGCTACGGGCAAGAGCAGCAGCCCCAGATCCGCTACCTGCTCAGTCGCTCGCGTCATCCCCGCATGGATGAGGTGGAGCGGATTATTCGGGTGCTGCTGGTCAAAGATGAGCAGGCGGTGCAGAACATTGGCGACCCCTCGGCCTTTATGGGGGTGTTTGATGTGGATGAGGAGGTACGCATCACCGCTACCGCCATTGAACAGGGAGAAACGGCAGAGAGCTTCGACCAGCGGTTGACCCCCCAGGCCCAGGCCGACGACTTCGACCCCTTTGCTCTGTTTGACCAGGAGCCAGAGGTCAGCCAGGAAGCCGATGCTCAAGCTTCATTACGCCAGTGGCCTAGCCTGTTTGCCAGCGACTTTGACTATGCCTCGGCGGCGCTAGATGCCATTAGCCAGGGGGATGAGCTGCAAATTAATCGGGTGCCCGCCAAGGGCCTGATTGAGCTGACCATGCCCCAGGAGCTGCGCCAGCGCTACAGCCGCTTGCCCCGCGAAATTGTCCCTGCCCCCGATCAGCCGCTGATTCTCTGTAGCGATCCAAAGGCGATCGCCGCTGCCCTAGAAGAGGCCCGCCGCTCCGAAGACTCCTGGCCCGCGATGCAGTACCTCTGGGGGCTGCACCCGGTGGTGGAATGGCTCAGCGATCGCGCCATGACCACCTTTGGTCGCCACCAAGCCCCGGTGCTCACCCTGACCCAGGGAATCGGCACCCAGGAGGCGGTGTTTGTAATGGCGGGAGTTATTCCTAACCGGCGGGGGCAACCGGTGATCAACCGCTGGCTGAGTGTCGTGTTTCACCAGGGGCAGTTTCAGCGGGTCGAAGACTTTGATCAGACCTTGGCTCGCGCCAAGCTGGGCAAGCAACCCATCCCCAACCAGGGGCAGTCGGTGGATGAGGCGTTGCTGGAGCTGCGGGGTGTGGCCGTAGACCAGGCGACTAAAGCCCTCTTGGAAGAACGGCAGGCCTTCATGCAACGGCTAGAGCCGGAGCTAGAGCAGCAGCGCCAGCGGTTAGAGGCCCTGCGGGGCCGCCACTACGAACAGCTAGAGCTACGCTTTGGCGACGATGCCCGTCCCCAGGCGTTTGTGCAGGCCCGCAAAGATCGCGAGAAAAGCCGCATTGAACGTATTTTTGACGACCAGCGGCGCTGGGTAGAAGAGACGATGACTACTGAACCCGCTCCTTATATCAAAATCATTGCCGTTTTGAGGGGGGATGAGGCAGGCTTGCCGTGA